The Nocardioides zeae genome includes the window CGGCATCGTGCAGGTCGCGCTCGTCCTGCACGTCCGCAACACGTTGACGTCCGCGGCGTCGGAGGGGGCGCGGCACGCGGCGACGTACGACCACGACCTCGCCGACGGCGAGCAGCGCACGCGTGAGGAGATCGCGCGTGCGCTGGCGGCACGGTTTGCGGACGAGGTGCGGATCGAGGAGCACGTCGTGGAGGGACAGCCCGGCGTGCGGGTGACCGTCGAGGCGACGGTCCCGGCGTTCGGCCTGGGCGGCCCCGCGGTGAGCATCCGGGTGCGGGGCCACGCCGTCGAGGAAGTGGTCGACGGGAGTGGTGGATGACGCGCGCACATCAGCGCCGGTCCGCCCGGCGCGACCAGCGCGGCAGTGCTGTCATCGAGCTGACCTGGTTGGGGATCCTCCTGCTGGTCCCGGTGGTCTACATCGTGCTCGCGGTCTTCGAGGTGCAGCGCGGGGCGTTCGGGGTCACGTCCGCCTCCCGGGTCGCGGCGCGGGCCTACGCGCTGGCGCCGACCCACGAGGAGGGGCTGCGTGCGGCGGAGACCGCCGCCGAGCTGGCGCTGGCCGACCAGGGGGTCGATCGCCCGTTGACGGTGGACGTCCGGTGCTCCGCGCCGGGTGGGGCCGGTGACGCACGGCGCACGGGGGTCGCCGTGTGCCGCGAGCCCGGCGCGGTCATCACGGTGGTCGTCGGGACCAGCACGGAGCTGCCGTTCATGCCGGAGGTGCTGGGCGGGGGTACGCCGACGTTCGCGCTGGAGTCGACGCACGCGGTGCCGTACGGGCAGTTCCGGGAGGCGGGGCCGTGATCCGCCGCTCGGCGGGCCGCCGCGACCAGCGCGGCCAGACGACGCTGATGATCGTCGGCTTCGCCGGCGTCCTCTTCATGCTCCTGGCGGTCGTGGTGGACGCCTCCGCGGCGTACCTGCAGCGCCAGGGCCTCGCGACCATCGCCGACGGTGCGGCCCTGGCCGGCGCGGATGCCGGGGCGACGGGGGAGGAGGTCTACGAGGGCGGGTTCGCCGACGACGGCCGGGCCCGGCAGGGCACCGAGGCGGCGGAGGCTGCGGTGGCGGCGTACCTCGCCGACGTCGACGCCCACCGCCGCTACCCGGGGCTCACCTTCACGACCCGGGTCGCCGACGGCAGTGTCGAGGTGCTCGTCTCCGCGCCGCTCGACCTCCCGCTGCAGCTGCCGGGCGGCCCGGGTGACACCCCGGTCACCGCGTCGGGGAGCGCCGCGCT containing:
- a CDS encoding TadE family protein, with amino-acid sequence MLVLAVLLPLFAGIVQVALVLHVRNTLTSAASEGARHAATYDHDLADGEQRTREEIARALAARFADEVRIEEHVVEGQPGVRVTVEATVPAFGLGGPAVSIRVRGHAVEEVVDGSGG
- a CDS encoding pilus assembly protein TadG-related protein, with the protein product MIRRSAGRRDQRGQTTLMIVGFAGVLFMLLAVVVDASAAYLQRQGLATIADGAALAGADAGATGEEVYEGGFADDGRARQGTEAAEAAVAAYLADVDAHRRYPGLTFTTRVADGSVEVLVSAPLDLPLQLPGGPGDTPVTASGSAALQLG